The following proteins come from a genomic window of Haloarcula salinisoli:
- a CDS encoding thioredoxin domain-containing protein — protein MSAHTCPICTDQFETSGAARDHTWNVHSACHYCGEQLGDETDEQLYRHWLAAHPDDLSRVDYKRADAAVDSRTFSERLSEGGVGAAVGGLTRRQLLLAGGGAATAGLVIGATALSNNTSTEPEGGANAGGDTGAVATAPIPDSPSESRYATMGSADADVTVTYFGSWKCPYCAQFSTEMLSQLVTDYVEPGTIALKFRNLAYIGGDPFLGPDAPAAGQAGLAVWNTEPASYWAFHEYVFRNQPPESDQWATAERLVEFAQAAGVSETASIRTAIQENQYDDVLRATDRAASDTGVDATPTLLIDGTTVNPLGNEERTRQLIEDAAGSN, from the coding sequence ATGAGTGCCCATACCTGCCCCATCTGTACAGATCAATTCGAAACATCTGGAGCAGCGCGTGACCACACATGGAACGTTCACAGCGCCTGCCATTATTGTGGTGAACAACTCGGTGACGAGACTGACGAGCAGCTCTACAGACATTGGCTCGCCGCTCATCCCGACGACCTCTCACGTGTGGACTACAAACGGGCGGACGCAGCCGTCGATTCACGCACGTTCTCAGAGCGGCTCTCCGAGGGAGGTGTCGGAGCTGCTGTCGGAGGACTGACCCGCCGACAGCTTCTCCTCGCCGGCGGTGGTGCCGCCACTGCCGGTCTCGTGATCGGCGCCACCGCTCTCTCTAACAATACGAGTACTGAACCGGAGGGCGGTGCGAATGCTGGAGGTGATACGGGCGCCGTCGCCACTGCCCCGATTCCCGACTCGCCTAGCGAATCCCGGTATGCGACGATGGGGTCTGCTGATGCCGATGTCACGGTCACATACTTCGGGAGCTGGAAGTGTCCGTACTGCGCCCAGTTCAGTACGGAGATGCTTTCACAACTCGTGACGGACTACGTGGAACCAGGAACGATCGCGCTCAAGTTCCGCAATCTCGCATATATCGGTGGCGACCCATTTCTGGGCCCCGATGCACCCGCAGCCGGCCAAGCCGGGTTAGCTGTCTGGAACACCGAGCCAGCCTCGTACTGGGCGTTCCACGAATACGTGTTCCGGAATCAGCCACCCGAGAGCGACCAGTGGGCGACCGCCGAGAGACTGGTCGAGTTTGCTCAGGCCGCAGGCGTCTCCGAGACGGCGTCGATCCGCACGGCGATCCAAGAAAACCAGTACGACGACGTGCTGCGGGCGACTGACAGGGCTGCGAGCGATACCGGTGTCGACGCCACACCCACGCTCCTCATCGATGGCACGACGGTCAATCCACTCGGAAACGAAGAGCGAACAAGACAGTTGATCGAAGATGCAGCTGGATCAAACTGA
- a CDS encoding Nramp family divalent metal transporter has product MRELLYYVGPGFLISVAYMDPGNWATNISGGAKFGTALLWVIVLASLMAIGIQITAAKLGIATGKGVAQLCRERLPKPLVWPLWAAAELAMIATDMAEIIGAAIGFSLVFQLPLAAGAVLAGISSFALLGIRTAYRRGFRWIEFTIMALVGVISLAFVFQMALAQPAAGEIAAGLAPSIPSSSALFIAIGILGATVMPHSVYLHPTLVQDRRQHQIEANGDTEAVHRRHFRLESIDTTLALFGAMFVNAAMLIVAAASLQGTGIETLTEAYVTLQGVFGTNASFAFGIALIAAGLSSSLVATMAGQTVMDGFLDLNVNVWVRRSVTLVPSLAIVLAGFDPTSVLVASQVALSFELPFVLIPLLWFTYQEDIMGSFTNKTRTTYGLAVIIGLIVVLNVWLLYSTLFSTGAPG; this is encoded by the coding sequence CTGCGAGAACTCCTGTACTATGTCGGGCCGGGATTCCTCATAAGTGTCGCGTATATGGATCCCGGGAACTGGGCGACAAATATCTCCGGCGGCGCGAAGTTTGGGACAGCCCTGCTCTGGGTGATCGTCCTTGCGAGTCTGATGGCTATTGGGATTCAGATTACCGCTGCCAAACTCGGAATCGCAACGGGGAAAGGCGTCGCGCAACTCTGTCGGGAACGGTTGCCCAAACCTCTGGTCTGGCCGCTCTGGGCCGCCGCCGAACTTGCGATGATCGCCACCGATATGGCCGAGATCATCGGTGCTGCGATCGGGTTTAGCTTAGTTTTCCAACTCCCTCTAGCAGCAGGGGCGGTCCTCGCCGGAATAAGTTCGTTCGCCCTGCTCGGCATTCGCACGGCCTATCGACGTGGCTTTCGGTGGATCGAGTTCACGATCATGGCACTCGTCGGGGTGATCTCGCTTGCATTCGTCTTTCAGATGGCACTTGCGCAACCGGCTGCCGGGGAAATCGCTGCCGGGCTAGCACCGTCGATCCCGAGCTCGAGTGCGCTGTTTATTGCGATCGGGATTCTCGGTGCGACGGTTATGCCTCACAGCGTGTATCTGCATCCGACACTTGTCCAGGATCGTCGACAACACCAAATCGAAGCTAACGGGGATACGGAAGCTGTTCATCGGCGTCACTTCCGACTGGAAAGCATCGACACGACGCTTGCACTGTTCGGCGCGATGTTCGTGAATGCTGCTATGCTTATTGTCGCGGCTGCATCGCTTCAAGGGACAGGTATTGAAACACTCACCGAGGCGTATGTCACACTCCAAGGAGTCTTTGGCACGAATGCGAGTTTCGCCTTCGGCATCGCGCTCATCGCGGCCGGACTGTCATCATCACTGGTCGCAACTATGGCCGGGCAGACCGTCATGGATGGATTTCTGGACCTCAACGTGAATGTCTGGGTCCGTCGCTCCGTGACGCTCGTCCCGAGCCTCGCCATCGTGCTGGCGGGCTTCGATCCGACGAGTGTCCTTGTGGCCTCCCAAGTTGCACTGAGCTTTGAACTCCCGTTCGTCCTCATCCCCTTGCTCTGGTTCACCTATCAAGAGGACATTATGGGGAGTTTCACGAATAAGACGAGGACGACCTATGGGCTCGCGGTTATTATTGGACTCATCGTCGTTTTGAACGTGTGGCTCCTGTACTCGACACTATTCAGTACTGGAGCGCCTGGATGA
- a CDS encoding metal-dependent transcriptional regulator — MMLSAVMEDYLKAIYVLQAAADGNVKTSDIATQLDVKPPTVTSMLKKLAEKNLVNHEAYQGVEVTPTGESVALEVIRHHRLLEAYLTEELGYDWSEVHDEADRLEHHVSETFIDRLATRLDEPQVDPHGDPIPSTDLDPVEDPSGTALIDFSVDETVIIQRVRNQDPEILRYLEANGIKPGTRVTIKEITPIGMISVQPHSCETTVSLPTSVARSIWAQQTDEASTSVP, encoded by the coding sequence ATGATGTTGAGTGCCGTCATGGAAGACTATCTCAAAGCGATCTATGTCCTCCAGGCGGCAGCCGATGGGAACGTCAAAACATCGGACATCGCTACGCAGCTGGACGTCAAGCCGCCGACCGTGACGAGCATGCTGAAGAAACTGGCCGAGAAAAACTTGGTCAATCATGAAGCTTATCAGGGCGTCGAAGTCACCCCAACAGGCGAATCCGTCGCACTGGAAGTGATTCGTCATCACCGCTTACTTGAAGCCTATCTCACTGAAGAGCTTGGCTACGACTGGAGCGAAGTTCACGATGAGGCCGACCGGCTGGAACATCACGTCAGCGAGACGTTTATCGACCGACTCGCCACCCGGCTTGACGAGCCGCAAGTCGATCCCCATGGCGATCCGATTCCGAGTACCGACTTGGATCCTGTTGAAGACCCCTCCGGGACAGCACTTATCGACTTTAGCGTCGACGAAACAGTCATTATCCAGCGAGTTCGGAATCAGGATCCCGAGATTCTCCGATATCTCGAGGCAAATGGAATCAAACCCGGAACGCGCGTTACCATCAAAGAGATCACTCCCATCGGAATGATCAGTGTTCAACCTCACTCCTGCGAGACGACCGTCTCCCTGCCGACTAGCGTTGCTCGTTCTATTTGGGCCCAGCAAACCGACGAAGCGTCAACGTCGGTTCCGTGA
- a CDS encoding halocyanin domain-containing protein, translating into MNRREFVRTAGGTTAGVATLSVATGSVTAQEEGTATGGGNTAPDFGGFLDPVGNFNGPGSTVDATGQDTVTVDVGVQANGGAYGFGPPAVIVDNGATVQWEWTGNGGGHNVKSDGDGPLDSGSPVSSSGVNYEHTFESDGIYNYICVPHEGLGMKGSIVVGTDYPTQSLGGGGAVEIEPHNAGVPIQPHFVGFGAGLAVIIPLIFAFFQLKYGESRHTSGGNS; encoded by the coding sequence ATGAACAGGCGAGAGTTTGTTCGGACAGCTGGGGGCACTACAGCAGGCGTGGCCACGCTTAGTGTCGCAACCGGTTCGGTTACTGCTCAAGAAGAGGGGACTGCTACCGGTGGTGGCAACACGGCACCGGATTTCGGGGGTTTTCTCGACCCAGTCGGGAATTTTAATGGTCCTGGGAGTACCGTTGATGCGACAGGACAGGACACGGTGACGGTCGATGTCGGTGTTCAGGCAAACGGCGGTGCCTACGGGTTCGGCCCGCCTGCAGTCATTGTCGATAACGGTGCGACGGTCCAATGGGAGTGGACAGGAAATGGTGGTGGGCATAATGTCAAGTCAGATGGGGATGGTCCACTTGATTCGGGCAGCCCTGTATCAAGTTCCGGTGTCAATTACGAACACACTTTCGAGTCTGACGGAATTTACAATTACATCTGTGTCCCCCACGAGGGGCTTGGGATGAAAGGATCCATTGTCGTTGGTACAGACTACCCGACCCAGTCACTGGGAGGTGGTGGCGCCGTTGAGATTGAGCCACACAATGCAGGCGTCCCGATTCAGCCACATTTCGTCGGCTTCGGGGCTGGGCTTGCAGTCATCATCCCGCTCATCTTCGCATTTTTCCAGTTGAAGTACGGTGAGTCGCGACACACGAGCGGTGGGAACAGCTGA
- a CDS encoding DUF7521 family protein: MNGVNMAFAVVKFVILLLGSGITYIAFKAYQRTGEHSLRVLGVGFGIITLGAILTGVANQFFSVGLALGVLTNSLFVALGLAVIMYSLYIQK, from the coding sequence ATGAATGGCGTCAACATGGCCTTTGCAGTCGTCAAGTTCGTAATCCTGCTTCTCGGTAGCGGGATTACCTACATCGCGTTTAAAGCCTACCAACGGACTGGAGAACATTCGCTACGCGTCCTTGGTGTCGGATTCGGTATTATTACACTCGGGGCAATCCTGACTGGCGTGGCTAATCAGTTCTTTTCTGTCGGATTGGCCCTCGGCGTGCTCACCAACAGCCTATTTGTCGCCCTTGGCCTCGCGGTCATCATGTACTCGCTGTATATCCAGAAATGA
- a CDS encoding transposase, translated as MLATRHQDRTTGRPPTDRTPKEVEALYQKRSAIETAFRSMREARAWTSTTDPAVWLLFILVSFLLRNSEGLFDGAYSPRCDAAGEHYPPTS; from the coding sequence ATGCTGGCAACACGACACCAAGACCGGACCACAGGTCGTCCGCCGACCGATCGCACGCCGAAAGAGGTCGAAGCCCTCTACCAGAAACGGTCAGCCATCGAGACAGCCTTCCGATCGATGCGCGAAGCGCGTGCGTGGACCAGTACGACCGATCCGGCAGTCTGGTTGTTGTTCATCCTCGTGAGCTTCCTGCTGCGGAACTCTGAGGGATTGTTCGATGGAGCGTACTCGCCACGCTGCGACGCGGCGGGCGAGCACTACCCGCCTACCTCGTGA
- a CDS encoding COX15/CtaA family protein yields MRTTISQIPVEYRHIAGFTLLVTYIVMLLGAYTSAIGAGLSCPDWPTCYGTWVPFLQPEIITNSPYSALQIFAEWAHRGLAMTAGVLIIATTLGAWVTHRNTPIVKWSATAALVLLPLQVILGGLTVTENLQPIIVTTHLGMAILILLCLLTTFLVAYLRR; encoded by the coding sequence ATGCGAACTACGATTTCACAGATTCCGGTCGAGTACAGGCATATCGCCGGCTTCACGCTACTAGTGACGTACATCGTAATGCTTCTCGGCGCCTACACCAGTGCAATCGGTGCTGGACTTTCCTGTCCTGATTGGCCGACCTGCTACGGGACGTGGGTCCCCTTCCTCCAACCCGAAATCATTACTAACTCGCCATACTCTGCACTCCAAATCTTCGCAGAGTGGGCTCACCGTGGACTGGCGATGACGGCCGGGGTTCTGATCATCGCTACGACTTTGGGAGCGTGGGTGACACACCGGAATACTCCGATTGTCAAATGGTCGGCCACGGCTGCTCTTGTCCTGCTTCCGTTACAGGTTATCCTGGGAGGACTGACCGTCACCGAAAATCTCCAACCGATCATCGTGACGACTCATCTCGGCATGGCAATTCTTATTCTCCTCTGTCTCCTGACGACCTTCCTCGTCGCATATCTCCGCCGCTAA
- a CDS encoding winged helix-turn-helix domain-containing protein, whose protein sequence is MGDNSVSSEDPPGLQDVLDALDDPACRTILRETIEPMTANELLDACDIPKSTLYRKLELLSSASLVREQETINPGGGRVTYYERSFEDVTISMDDTGTFSVNVDRPPQSTDERLADIWSMMGDEV, encoded by the coding sequence ATGGGAGATAATTCAGTGTCTTCCGAGGACCCTCCAGGTCTGCAGGATGTCCTCGATGCGCTGGATGATCCCGCATGTCGGACTATTCTCCGGGAAACTATCGAACCAATGACTGCGAACGAGCTCCTCGACGCATGTGACATCCCCAAGTCGACGCTGTATCGAAAATTAGAACTCCTCAGTTCCGCTTCCCTCGTTCGAGAACAAGAGACGATCAATCCTGGAGGTGGACGGGTTACCTACTACGAACGCTCGTTTGAGGACGTCACGATCTCTATGGACGACACAGGTACGTTTTCAGTGAATGTCGATCGGCCGCCCCAATCTACCGACGAACGGCTTGCAGATATCTGGTCGATGATGGGGGACGAAGTATGA
- a CDS encoding disulfide bond formation protein B produces MQLDQTESWMSDGRFWLAGGAGVAAVATLGSLWFSLGLGLVPCTLCWYQRILMYPLVVVLGVAALESHNTIWRTVVPLSVVGASIAGYHSVLQATTASCTFAGPCAVVQWQAPVLGLTIPNLSLIAFVLVTITVLAGSNLVEPERQL; encoded by the coding sequence ATGCAGCTGGATCAAACTGAGTCATGGATGTCCGACGGACGATTCTGGCTTGCAGGCGGAGCAGGTGTCGCGGCAGTTGCGACTCTCGGAAGTCTCTGGTTCAGTCTCGGCCTCGGTCTCGTTCCGTGTACCCTCTGCTGGTATCAACGTATCCTCATGTATCCGCTTGTCGTCGTTCTTGGCGTTGCCGCTCTCGAGAGCCACAACACAATCTGGCGAACAGTCGTGCCACTATCCGTGGTGGGAGCTTCAATCGCGGGATATCACTCCGTACTCCAAGCAACGACGGCCTCATGCACCTTTGCTGGCCCCTGTGCAGTCGTCCAGTGGCAGGCTCCGGTACTCGGACTTACGATTCCGAATCTCTCACTGATCGCGTTCGTGCTCGTTACAATTACAGTCCTCGCTGGATCGAACCTCGTTGAACCTGAACGTCAGCTATGA
- a CDS encoding transcription initiation factor IIB: MMSQEHTQARSIDERDRDVKSANDNTCPECQGHITRNSDSGEATCESCGLVFEDDPIDHGPEWRAFTSDERDEKSRVGAPTTQLMHDKGLSTTIGWQDKDAYGQAVSGRKRAQLQRLRTWDERFRTKDAHERNLKQALGEISRMASALGLPESVRETAGVLYRRAVEQNLLPGRSIEGMSTASLYAAARQHGMPRPLTEFADVSRVEKIRIQRAYRYLSRELGLEIEPEDPMQYIPQFASSLDVSDEAERRSRELLEVATDNAVHSGKSPAGLAAAALYAATHLTNEQLTQETVSEVAHVSQVTIRNRYQELLEVYAQHD, from the coding sequence ATGATGTCTCAAGAACATACTCAGGCACGGTCAATAGATGAACGCGACCGTGACGTGAAGTCTGCTAACGACAACACCTGTCCCGAGTGTCAGGGCCATATTACCCGGAACAGCGACAGCGGTGAAGCGACCTGCGAAAGCTGTGGGTTGGTTTTTGAAGATGATCCAATCGACCACGGCCCGGAATGGCGTGCATTCACGTCGGACGAACGCGATGAAAAGAGTCGGGTCGGTGCCCCGACGACGCAGCTGATGCACGATAAGGGCCTGAGTACGACGATTGGCTGGCAGGACAAGGATGCCTACGGACAGGCTGTCTCCGGTCGCAAACGTGCTCAATTACAACGCCTCCGGACGTGGGACGAGCGGTTCCGGACGAAGGATGCCCACGAGCGGAATCTCAAGCAAGCGCTCGGGGAGATCAGCCGCATGGCTTCCGCTCTGGGACTTCCGGAATCTGTTCGGGAAACTGCAGGCGTGCTGTACCGGCGTGCTGTAGAGCAGAACCTGCTCCCTGGTCGCTCGATCGAGGGGATGTCGACGGCGTCGTTGTACGCGGCTGCTCGACAGCATGGAATGCCACGGCCGCTGACGGAGTTCGCCGATGTCAGCCGTGTCGAGAAAATCCGGATCCAGCGAGCGTACCGATATCTGTCCCGAGAACTTGGGCTAGAGATCGAGCCGGAGGATCCTATGCAATATATCCCACAATTTGCGTCATCGCTTGACGTGAGCGACGAAGCAGAACGGCGCTCTCGAGAACTGCTTGAGGTAGCTACAGATAATGCCGTCCACAGTGGGAAAAGTCCAGCCGGGTTGGCGGCTGCCGCGCTGTATGCTGCGACCCACCTCACGAACGAGCAGCTCACACAGGAGACGGTGAGTGAGGTCGCCCACGTCAGTCAAGTCACGATCCGGAATCGATACCAAGAGCTTCTCGAGGTGTACGCGCAGCATGACTGA
- a CDS encoding CPBP family intramembrane glutamic endopeptidase, with the protein MSSISRFRSVASAIGLTYGSYVAGAIVILAVATVVGLFGVDLASRPALRLVVSTFFLQGVTFGGIAVLYLKGRDLGFGFVPVRLPDKRDGAVIVGGSIAILGLLFVASSVITALGLNSAQNQIVEVGRQNPSVFLLLIPLQFLLVGPGEELLFRGLVQGTLRESLHPARAIVLASALFASIHLFSLSGEGKLVYIGIAFVLALVLGVAYEYTDNLAVPAVIHGTYNAVQFAGVYLSSTGGL; encoded by the coding sequence ATGTCGTCGATATCTCGCTTCCGTTCTGTCGCCTCGGCGATTGGTCTCACATATGGGTCATACGTCGCGGGGGCTATCGTAATCCTTGCCGTCGCGACGGTCGTCGGGTTGTTCGGAGTCGACCTCGCGTCACGTCCAGCCCTCAGGCTAGTTGTGAGTACGTTCTTCCTCCAAGGAGTGACGTTTGGGGGCATCGCTGTCCTCTATCTCAAAGGCCGTGATCTCGGATTTGGATTCGTTCCAGTTCGTCTCCCTGACAAGCGTGATGGGGCGGTGATTGTCGGGGGGAGTATAGCGATCCTTGGGTTGCTCTTTGTGGCGTCCTCAGTAATCACGGCCCTCGGTCTGAACTCGGCTCAGAATCAGATCGTCGAGGTCGGGCGACAAAATCCGAGTGTGTTCCTTCTTCTGATTCCGCTTCAATTCCTGTTGGTCGGTCCAGGAGAAGAACTGTTGTTCCGGGGGCTCGTCCAAGGTACCCTCCGTGAAAGTCTCCATCCGGCCCGTGCAATCGTCCTGGCAAGCGCTCTGTTTGCATCGATCCATCTCTTCTCGTTGTCAGGGGAAGGCAAACTGGTGTACATCGGTATCGCATTCGTCCTGGCTCTAGTACTGGGAGTAGCGTACGAGTACACGGACAATCTCGCAGTACCAGCTGTGATTCACGGGACGTATAACGCGGTGCAGTTCGCAGGAGTATATCTGTCGTCCACGGGCGGACTCTGA
- a CDS encoding heavy metal translocating P-type ATPase has translation MTSPDEGSHDRSGEPSDHTHEHGEDSHEHGDTHNHDHDHAHDNSEQVHHTGEDGDNVASSINKGDVAQFSVPEMDCPSCAGKVENSVRKLDGITGVDPQVTTGTLSVSYEGERTSPDAIAERVEKAGYTVENQGETAATFTVPEMDCPSCAGKIENALDDLSGLSSYETQPTTGKVVVTYDGDSVSLPQIVAAIESAGYEVTDSTTDNTDTENGPVDERESVWRSSRGIKTWISGGFVTLGLLIEFFLTGQNFLVAEIVGRELLVADILFLVAVGVAGQVIFRNGYYSALNRNLDIDLLMSIAISGAIIASLVFGESLYFEAATLAFLFSIAELLERYSMDRARNSLQELMDLSPDEATIKRDGEEVTVPVDEVAIGDVVVVRPGEKIPMDGDVLDGESAVNQAPITGESVPVDKTPGDEVYAGTINEQGYLEVEVTSEAGDNTLSRIVQMVEDAQANKTEREQFVERFSSYYTPAVVGFAILVAVIPPLLFGASWPTFIVYGLTLLVLACPCAFVISTPVSVVSGITSAAKNGVLIKGGNHLEAMGAVEAIAMDKTGTITKGELTVTDVVSLNGNSEEDVLRCARGLESRSEHPIGEAIVEFADESDIGTPTVDNFDSITGKGVEADLDGEKHYAGKPGFFDELGFDLAHVHATTDGGVVTTKSRQMCERNDCLDLLEETVPELQSEGKTVVLVGTEDEIEGIIAVADEIRPAAKQTIQRLHDLGVEQIIMLTGDNERTARAIATEVGIDEFRAELLPDEKVEAIKELDEQYDGVAMVGDGVNDAPALATATVGVAMGAAGTDTALETADIALMSDDLSKLPYLYDLSHDANSVIRQNIWTSLGAKGLLALGVPFGFVPIWAAVLIGDAGMTTAVTGNAMRLSRITPDINTETNGSEK, from the coding sequence ATGACGTCACCTGACGAGGGATCCCACGATCGAAGTGGTGAACCATCAGATCACACTCACGAACACGGAGAAGACTCTCATGAGCATGGGGATACACATAACCACGATCATGACCATGCTCACGATAATTCCGAGCAGGTACACCATACAGGGGAAGATGGAGATAATGTTGCCTCATCGATAAATAAAGGAGACGTTGCACAGTTCAGCGTCCCGGAAATGGACTGCCCATCCTGTGCGGGGAAAGTGGAAAATAGCGTCCGGAAACTCGACGGCATCACGGGCGTTGATCCACAAGTGACGACAGGGACTCTCTCTGTCTCTTATGAAGGAGAGCGAACGTCGCCAGACGCGATTGCCGAACGCGTCGAAAAAGCTGGCTACACGGTCGAGAACCAGGGTGAAACGGCAGCGACGTTCACAGTTCCTGAAATGGACTGCCCATCCTGTGCAGGCAAAATCGAGAATGCTCTTGATGACCTCTCGGGACTCTCGAGTTACGAGACACAGCCAACGACTGGCAAGGTAGTTGTGACCTATGATGGCGACTCCGTCTCGCTACCACAGATTGTAGCGGCAATCGAGAGCGCTGGCTACGAGGTGACTGACTCGACGACGGACAACACAGACACCGAGAACGGGCCAGTCGATGAACGCGAGAGTGTCTGGAGAAGTTCGAGGGGGATCAAAACATGGATCAGCGGCGGGTTCGTCACTCTCGGACTCCTCATCGAATTCTTCCTCACCGGCCAGAACTTTCTCGTAGCCGAGATCGTCGGCCGGGAATTGCTTGTCGCCGACATCCTCTTCCTCGTTGCCGTTGGGGTCGCTGGCCAGGTCATCTTCCGCAACGGCTACTACTCCGCACTGAACCGCAACCTCGATATCGACCTGTTGATGAGTATCGCCATCAGTGGAGCCATCATTGCGAGTCTCGTCTTCGGCGAATCGCTGTACTTCGAGGCCGCCACGCTTGCCTTCCTGTTCAGCATCGCCGAACTCCTCGAACGCTATTCGATGGATCGTGCTCGGAATTCACTACAGGAATTGATGGATCTGTCGCCGGATGAGGCGACGATAAAACGAGACGGCGAAGAGGTGACGGTTCCCGTCGACGAAGTGGCTATCGGCGACGTCGTCGTCGTGCGTCCAGGCGAAAAAATCCCGATGGACGGAGACGTGCTTGATGGTGAAAGTGCCGTCAACCAGGCCCCCATTACCGGCGAGAGCGTGCCGGTCGACAAGACACCGGGGGACGAGGTGTACGCCGGCACGATCAACGAACAGGGGTATCTCGAGGTTGAGGTCACCTCTGAAGCGGGCGACAACACGCTGTCCCGTATCGTTCAAATGGTCGAAGACGCCCAGGCGAACAAAACCGAACGCGAGCAGTTCGTCGAGCGGTTCTCCTCATACTACACGCCGGCCGTCGTCGGTTTCGCGATCTTGGTGGCGGTGATCCCGCCTCTCCTATTCGGGGCGTCGTGGCCGACTTTCATTGTCTACGGGCTCACGCTGCTCGTGCTTGCGTGTCCGTGCGCGTTCGTCATCTCGACGCCCGTCTCGGTCGTCTCGGGGATCACGAGCGCCGCAAAGAACGGCGTCCTCATCAAGGGTGGGAACCACCTCGAAGCGATGGGGGCGGTCGAAGCGATCGCGATGGACAAGACCGGGACGATCACGAAAGGCGAACTCACAGTCACGGATGTCGTCTCGCTCAATGGAAACAGCGAGGAGGACGTCCTCCGATGTGCCCGAGGGCTGGAATCGCGGTCGGAACATCCCATCGGCGAGGCGATTGTTGAATTTGCTGACGAAAGCGACATCGGAACTCCAACAGTCGACAATTTCGATAGTATCACCGGGAAGGGTGTCGAGGCCGATCTTGACGGCGAGAAGCACTACGCGGGCAAGCCTGGGTTCTTCGACGAACTCGGCTTCGATCTCGCGCACGTCCACGCCACGACCGATGGCGGTGTCGTCACCACAAAGAGCCGTCAGATGTGCGAGCGTAATGACTGTCTCGACCTCCTTGAGGAGACGGTCCCCGAACTCCAGTCTGAGGGGAAGACCGTCGTCCTTGTCGGAACCGAGGACGAAATTGAGGGCATTATCGCTGTTGCCGATGAGATCCGACCCGCAGCGAAGCAGACGATCCAGCGACTTCACGACCTCGGTGTCGAGCAAATCATCATGCTCACCGGAGACAACGAACGGACTGCACGGGCAATCGCTACCGAGGTCGGCATCGACGAGTTCCGGGCCGAACTCCTGCCTGATGAGAAGGTCGAGGCAATCAAAGAACTCGACGAACAGTACGATGGTGTTGCGATGGTCGGCGACGGCGTCAACGATGCGCCAGCCCTCGCCACGGCGACTGTGGGCGTCGCGATGGGCGCAGCTGGAACGGATACCGCGCTTGAAACAGCGGATATCGCACTCATGAGCGACGATCTCTCGAAGCTACCGTACCTCTACGACCTCTCGCATGACGCAAACAGTGTGATCCGCCAGAATATCTGGACGAGTCTCGGTGCCAAGGGTCTGCTTGCACTGGGGGTTCCCTTTGGCTTCGTTCCAATTTGGGCAGCGGTCCTCATTGGTGACGCCGGTATGACAACAGCCGTCACCGGGAACGCGATGCGGCTCTCTCGAATTACGCCAGACATAAATACCGAAACCAACGGTTCGGAGAAGTAA